The DNA window TATTTAGCGATTTAGTACCATTGTTTGTATTTCCTGAATGGAAAGTAAAGTTGCCCGGCGGGAAAGCCGCCTCCCAAAATGATATCTATGTCATTGGAAAATCTAAAGATAAGCTTATGACAATCATGGTGGAAGGTAAGGTAAATGAACCCTTTGATAAAACCATTTCTGAATGGTTGCATGACAGCAGTTCCGGGAAAAAGGAAAGGTTAGAGTTTTTACTTAGCTTACTATGTATTAATAACGCTAATATAGATCGTATACGATATCAACTGTTGCATAGGGCGGCTTCTGCAGTTATTGAAGCGGATAGGATCAATGCCAGTAATGCAACACTACTGATACATTCTTTTAGCGAGAAA is part of the Capillibacterium thermochitinicola genome and encodes:
- a CDS encoding DUF6946 family protein, whose amino-acid sequence is MGNIFVPSVSPKDWRKLLADPRKHWKKGYSARALAYCWQEANGFPSSVIRAFKNSGLDIFSDLVPLFVFPEWKVKLPGGKAASQNDIYVIGKSKDKLMTIMVEGKVNEPFDKTISEWLHDSSSGKKERLEFLLSLLCINNANIDRIRYQLLHRAASAVIEADRINASNATLLIHSFSEKYEWYDDFASFVDLFGLVAAKDSVVGPARIGAIDLYFGWVKGEKEYLNK